One Phaseolus vulgaris cultivar G19833 chromosome 4, P. vulgaris v2.0, whole genome shotgun sequence DNA window includes the following coding sequences:
- the LOC137838520 gene encoding uncharacterized protein has translation MVLAKALKAARATKAGAFTVSTADPNLPLSSPSPTPTTTETPLGPSSPPPRSPQTLQTPNSPLPIAAVPLSVASSPAPAPRDKGKRVLEILSDDEDSDGGVSFKKRKAARVPILPAASPQGGDSFRDHHPPSATSPPPTIVQEEKGEGAESAPPPPPAEVSAAPASISAAPDLIAIPPPIMHLMRGFNGGLMSEGSDRKEGMPFYLGAFLAVALDWRAQARNASLNTQSLQALEARVAALEEESEALGRQNEAYQASLKLAQEAKEEAKRQLDEAMEFQADFYVREVSLQVQITDLQDMAEASEELQKDLEDQCYGQAEKLEWMEEEMATQAKTLDLLQVDIEKLQIEVSRLRVEKEALEKQVASGDSTIEELEKAKKALIDDMAGIEEGFKEALAQAVCENPGINVSNCDSTHHVIDGRVVPLELDD, from the coding sequence ATGGTCTTGGCGAAAGCACTAAAGGCTGCTCGTGCCACCAAGGCTGGCGCCTTCACCGTCTCCACTGCTGATCCAAACCTCCCATTATCCTCGCCCTCACCAACACCAACTACCACCGAAACTCCATTAGGCCCATCTTCACCACCTCCACGTAGCCCCCAAACACTTCAAACGCCCAACTCTCCTCTACCCATCGCCGCAGTCCCACTTTCTGTTGCCTCATCACCTGCTCCAGCCCCCCGTGACAAAGGGAAGAGGGTGCTGGAGATCCTCtccgatgatgaggactcggatGGTGGGGTATCCTTCAAAAAGAGAAAGGCTGCGAGGGTTCCCATCCTACCAGCAGCATCGCCCCAGGGAGGGGATTCCTTCAGGGACCACCACCCCCCTAGTGCTACCTCTCCCCCTCCCACAATAGTCCAAGAGGAAAAAGGTGAAGGGGCCgaatctgctccacctccaccaccaGCAGAAGTCTCCGCTGCTCCTGCCTCCATTTCTGCCGCACCCGATCTTATTGCCattcctcctccaatcatgcatctgatgagagGCTTCAACGGAGGATTGATGTcagaaggctccgacaggaaagaaggaatgcccttctacttgggagccttcttggccGTGGCCCTTGATTGGCGCGCCCAAGCTAGAAACGCAAGTTTAAACACACAATCCCTCCAAGCTCTGGAAGCAAGAGTGGCCGCTCTGGAGGAGGAGAGTGAGGCTCTGGGACGCCAAAATGAGGCCTATCAAGCCTCTCTGAAGTTGGCGCAAGAGGCCAAAGAGGAGGCTAAAAGGCAGCTGGATGAGGCGATGGAGTTTCAGGCTGACTTCTACGTTCGGGAAGTCTCTCTCCAGGTTCAAATAACGGACCTCCAGGACATGGCCGAAGCCTCCGAAGAGCTTCAAAAGGACTTAGAGGATCAATGCTATGGGCAGGCTGAAAAACTGGAGTGGATGGAGGAGGagatggctacccaggccaagACATTGgaccttctccaggttgacatTGAAAAACTGCAAATCGAAGTCAGCCGGCTCcgagtggagaaggaggctctggagaagcaggtggcttCCGGGGACTCTACCatcgaggagttggagaaggccaagaagGCGCTCATCGATGACATGGCCGGCATCGAGGAAGGATTCAAGGAGGCTTTGGCCCAGGCCGTCTGCGAGAATCCGGGGATCAACGTTTCTAATTGCGATTCCACCCACCATGTCATTGATGGACGCGTCGTGCCCCTTGAGTTGGATGATTGA